The window CGCCGGCGGGGATCCTCCAGCCACTTGTGGGTCAGAGGGGTCTCGACGTACGCCGGGCAGACAGCGTTAACGCGGATTCCGTGAGGAGCCCATTCGACCGCCAGTGCCCGGGTCAGTTGCGCAACGCCGCCCTTGCTGATGGCGTACACCGAGAGCATGGGAATGGTCCCCTCGCTTTCGGTGGATCCAAGGTTCACAATGCTTCCCGGCAGCTTCAGTTCCAGCAGCCGCCTGGCCACCGCTTGGGCGCAGAAAAACGAACCCTTCAAGTTTACGTTGATGATGGCATCCCAGTGCTCTTCAGACACCGCCTCGGCAGGCTCTCGGATATTGATGCCTGCTGCGTTCACCAGCACCCGTATCGGCCCAACGCGGTTTTCCGCCCGGGTCAGCGCAGGTCCCATCTCGCCGACCCGGGTTACGTCCATCTGCAAGGTCTCTACAGCAAGCCCAATGCCTTCCAACTGCGACTGCGCTCTGGCCAAGCGTTTTTCGTCCACGTCGGCAAGGACGACCCTTGCACCCGCCCGGGCCAGGCGTTCGGCGATGCTGACACCGAG is drawn from Bacillota bacterium and contains these coding sequences:
- a CDS encoding glucose 1-dehydrogenase — encoded protein: MELDGQAALVSGGAGGLGVSIAERLARAGARVVLADVDEKRLARAQSQLEGIGLAVETLQMDVTRVGEMGPALTRAENRVGPIRVLVNAAGINIREPAEAVSEEHWDAIINVNLKGSFFCAQAVARRLLELKLPGSIVNLGSTESEGTIPMLSVYAISKGGVAQLTRALAVEWAPHGIRVNAVCPAYVETPLTHKWLEDPRRRDVFLSRTPMGRFGRPEEVAEAVLFLASPRSSYVTGHLLYVDGGWNAL